In Emcibacteraceae bacterium, a single window of DNA contains:
- a CDS encoding aminotransferase class V-fold PLP-dependent enzyme, whose protein sequence is MKITRRGLIKTTTVLPIASMALAQASNIATATPTLPDKESFEKMGFTYLNNASQHPISFKSSAEAETYLAKRRLNPKAPKGLHDSNIPLENFAKLINADFDEVAYVQSTSAGEQMIARGLGFPESGGHIITDEFHFHPSLIMYDWMAHNGMDVTRIEGKNNRIDLNDIKAALRPDTKLIALSLVAMETGFKHDLKAVCEIAHKNGTLVYADMVQAAGTVPIDVKDCGIDFAACSSYKWLMGDFGTGFIFASKAAQSRLRRTNFGYFGLNTSNEGKAAEEAKENYGFPKSASGLFAIGTRSFSGVAILKQSLAYILEMGVENIHAYSKNMTDHLKAELPKMGYNVITPNDSDGPMVVVSLENADKILKPRMDAANIQIALYPDRLRISPSVFNDMADIDKLLRAMKGAV, encoded by the coding sequence ATGAAGATTACCCGCCGAGGCCTGATTAAAACAACGACTGTTTTACCAATCGCCAGCATGGCACTGGCACAGGCCAGTAATATTGCAACAGCCACCCCTACTCTTCCCGATAAAGAATCATTTGAAAAAATGGGGTTTACCTATCTGAACAATGCCTCACAGCATCCGATCAGTTTTAAGTCCAGTGCAGAGGCGGAAACATATCTTGCAAAACGCCGGCTTAACCCGAAAGCCCCAAAAGGCCTTCATGACAGCAATATTCCGCTTGAAAATTTTGCCAAACTGATAAACGCGGATTTTGATGAAGTGGCCTATGTTCAAAGCACGTCCGCCGGGGAACAGATGATTGCCCGTGGACTGGGCTTTCCTGAAAGTGGTGGACATATTATTACCGATGAATTTCATTTTCACCCTTCGCTCATTATGTATGACTGGATGGCCCATAACGGTATGGATGTCACCCGCATTGAAGGGAAAAATAATCGTATTGACCTGAATGATATTAAAGCGGCTTTAAGGCCAGATACCAAACTGATCGCCTTGTCACTGGTTGCTATGGAGACAGGATTTAAACACGACCTTAAAGCCGTCTGTGAAATTGCCCATAAAAACGGAACACTTGTTTACGCAGATATGGTACAGGCAGCAGGTACGGTCCCCATTGATGTTAAGGACTGCGGAATCGATTTTGCCGCCTGTTCAAGTTACAAATGGCTGATGGGTGATTTTGGCACCGGTTTTATCTTTGCCAGTAAAGCGGCGCAAAGCCGCCTTAGGCGAACCAATTTCGGATATTTCGGTCTTAACACATCAAACGAAGGAAAGGCAGCAGAAGAGGCCAAGGAAAATTATGGTTTCCCAAAAAGTGCTTCCGGACTTTTTGCTATTGGCACCCGATCCTTCAGCGGCGTTGCGATCCTGAAACAGTCCCTTGCCTATATATTGGAGATGGGCGTCGAAAATATACACGCCTATTCAAAAAATATGACTGACCATTTAAAGGCGGAATTACCAAAAATGGGATATAATGTGATCACCCCCAATGACAGCGACGGGCCGATGGTTGTGGTTTCCCTTGAAAATGCAGATAAAATATTAAAGCCAAGAATGGATGCCGCAAATATTCAGATTGCGCTTTATCCTGACCGTTTACGCATTTCACCATCGGTCTTTAATGATATGGCTGATATTGACAAACTACTGAGGGCAATGAAAGGAGCGGTTTAG
- a CDS encoding APC family permease gives MSEGSSKKLLGFWDLMGISLGQIIGTGVVVLTGISIGMTGYGAPWAFIFALAIVAIPTICIAALGSAVPNTGGNYTYVRDFLGPKTSFLYLSLLISGQVILASFAIGFAEYASELFPGINLTFTAAFIIVLCYLANLFGIKTAARFQSIMVLVLVGSLIFYILSGFGHIEDYSHYGSGNDVFPNGFGGFFAAAFLLRLSLIGSEFVSEFGGEMENPGKTIPLVMGLSLLLVVILYIGIAIVATGVLPLEEVLGKNLAATAEVVFSPPVYIAFIGGGIMISLVTSLNAIFAWCTRGLYMATEDGWLPIKLAAKNKYGTPYIYLTVFFIVGITPILTGLSLEYVSILGNAVGAIFGLFPVVALFNLSNRNPEAYKNAPFRLPIWATKLFPMIAVVIYGYGIYSSWDFIGNTGWFMLAGYVVLIIGYISIRQKHVRACQEN, from the coding sequence ATGTCAGAAGGATCATCAAAAAAACTGCTGGGGTTCTGGGATCTGATGGGTATATCACTGGGTCAGATTATCGGGACCGGAGTGGTGGTGTTGACCGGAATAAGCATCGGTATGACCGGCTATGGTGCGCCATGGGCCTTTATATTTGCGTTGGCAATTGTTGCTATCCCAACTATTTGTATTGCCGCCTTGGGGTCAGCCGTACCCAATACGGGGGGAAATTATACCTATGTGCGTGATTTTCTGGGGCCAAAGACTTCTTTTCTTTATCTGTCACTACTGATTTCGGGGCAGGTTATTCTGGCCAGTTTTGCGATCGGCTTTGCCGAATATGCTTCGGAACTTTTTCCGGGCATTAACCTGACCTTTACGGCCGCTTTTATTATTGTGCTTTGTTATCTGGCCAATTTATTCGGAATCAAGACTGCCGCCCGCTTTCAAAGCATTATGGTTCTGGTGCTTGTTGGATCACTGATTTTTTATATTCTTTCTGGCTTTGGTCATATTGAAGATTATAGCCATTATGGGTCAGGGAATGATGTATTCCCGAATGGCTTCGGCGGTTTTTTTGCAGCAGCATTCCTGCTTCGTCTCAGCCTGATTGGGTCAGAATTTGTTTCTGAGTTTGGCGGCGAAATGGAAAATCCCGGAAAAACGATCCCACTGGTGATGGGGCTTTCACTGCTTCTGGTAGTGATACTTTATATTGGGATTGCCATTGTCGCGACAGGCGTGCTCCCGCTTGAGGAAGTATTGGGAAAAAATCTGGCGGCAACGGCAGAGGTTGTTTTTTCACCGCCCGTTTATATTGCCTTTATCGGCGGTGGTATTATGATTTCTCTTGTAACGTCTTTAAACGCTATTTTTGCCTGGTGCACACGCGGGCTTTATATGGCGACGGAGGACGGTTGGCTGCCAATAAAGCTGGCGGCAAAAAATAAATATGGCACGCCCTATATTTATCTGACTGTCTTTTTTATTGTCGGCATTACGCCGATCCTGACGGGGCTCAGTCTTGAATATGTGTCAATACTTGGCAATGCTGTGGGGGCAATTTTTGGTCTGTTTCCTGTTGTTGCGCTCTTTAATCTGTCCAATCGTAATCCGGAAGCCTATAAAAATGCCCCGTTCAGATTACCGATCTGGGCAACCAAGCTATTCCCGATGATTGCTGTTGTGATTTATGGTTATGGAATCTATTCCTCATGGGATTTTATCGGCAATACCGGCTGGTTTATGCTTGCCGGTTATGTTGTGTTGATCATTGGCTATATATCCATCCGACAAAAACATGTCAGGGCCTGTCAGGAAAACTAA